The nucleotide sequence TCCCTATCCAACCGCCCGGCGCTGTATCGACCCTAAGCGTGCCTACATAAACCGCGCCTGCGCTATCTTCGGGAACATCCAGCCTTACCTTAACCTGGATATAGTCCCTTCGGTAATGCAAGTCGGACAACTCATAACTACCACCTGGCAGCAGCCACCAGAAGTAGCCGTCTTCTTTAACGGTAACATTGACATATTCCTTCGTGGACAGATTGAAAACAACCGGCCAGCCCTTAAGACTACTGCCGACCGATTTGCCATTCTCCGTGACAGACACCCTGCCGAAAACGAGCACCTCGCCCTCTGGCACTATAAGCCCTCTGCCAGGCGCGGCGTTTTTGAAATACGGATTGGCACAGCCTGACATTAATAACACGGCCACCACGCATGCCACGGCCAACGCCATCTTCATCATACGCACCACCTCAGAAGCTGTGGCTGCTCTTCATGAGCATCCCAACGCCAAGCCACGTAAACATCATCACGACAAACCCTATAAGCGCCCCAACGGCAACGCCCTTTGCCTTCCAGTTCTTCACGTAATACACGTGCATGACCGCAGCATACGCGAACCACAAAACGAACGACCAGATGATTTTCGGCTCCCAGAGCCAGTACGCGCCCCAGGCAAGAAAGCCCCAGATCGCTCCTGAAAACATCGAAACCGAGAAAAAGAAGAACCCCCAGAGAACCGAGCGTATGGTCACAGTGCCAAGGTCCTTTGAATCGGCGCCAAGGTGCTCTCGAAGCGTGCGGACAAGCGATATCAGCGCTGCGGCAAAGGCGAGAGTAAAGAGCGCGTATGCAACGAACGAGGTCATCACATGCAGCTCGAACCATATTGTTTTAAGAATCAGCGGCAGCTCGCGCGGCGGCGCCATCTTTAATATCGACATGGCAATCGCGAACAGGGCAACGGGCAGCGTTATTAGCGCCGTTATGCGCTCCGAATATCTTCTCCACACTACAAGCGTCAGAAAAGCTACGGAAAAGGAATAAACCGAGAGGGTTTCTCCGATACTCGCAACCGGGAACCTCTCGCCGTAATACCCTCTCCACCCTATGTATGCAGCGTGAACAACAAGGGCTGCGATGAGGGCCCATAAAGAAGCCCTGGAAAAAGACACGGCATCGGCGCCGCTTTGCTTTTTAAGGACTGCCGCAAGGTTTGCAAAAAAAGCCGCGGCGTACAGGGCCGCGGCTATGTAAAGAAGCGCTTTCATGGGCCGTAACTATGAAGGGTGCCTGGCTGCTAAGCCCCTCTTCTACCTTCGCCCTCCCAGATGTATTTATGCACCTGAAGCTGGAGCCTCACGCCAAGACCGTCTCTCAGTATCCACTCGGCAAGCAACGAAGGCTCGAGCCCGGGCCTTACAGGGGCAAACAGTATCTTCGTAGTTCTATCGTGCACGCACTCCTCGACAAAACGCTTCGCAAACTCGTAGTCAGCCTCGTCGTTTATAACGAACTTTATCTCGTCGTCGTGCCCTATGAAGGCGAGATTTGCCATATCAAAGGAACCGTCGTGGCCGCTGGAAGGGCACTTTATGTCGACAATTTTTATAACGCGCTTATCAACGCCCGAGAGGTCCACGCTGCCGTTTGTCTCAAGAAGCACAGTGTAGCCCTCATCCGCGAGCCTTTCGAGAAGCCCGCACACGTTCGACTGCACAAGCGGCTCTCCGCCCGTAACCTCCACAAGGGATGCGCGAAAGGCCGCCATCCTGTTCACTATCTCGTCAAGGGAGAGCTCTTCTGCTCCGTCCGTTACCCTGGCATAGGCCGTATCGCACCAGTTGCACTCGAGATTGCATCCGGCAAGCCGTATGAATATGCACGGAGCACCGGCGTACGTGGATTCGCCCTGTATGCTTAAAAATATTTCGCTTACCTTGAGTACCATGGCCCTCTATTTACCGTTCGAATTGTTATTTACCTTTTTCCGCTTCTTCTTATCAGCATCTTTGGGCTTGCCAAAATTCTTTAGCGACTCGGCCAACTCGCGAAGCTTTCTCTCGGCAATGCCATTTAGCGTGCCGTCCGGAAACTTCCCGTCCTTACCACGCTCTCCGACCTTCATGCCGGAAAGTATCGACAACCCCTCGTCCACATAATCTATCGGGTGAATGGAGAACTTTCCCTTTTTAACGGCATCCCTCACCTCGGCCTTTAGCATAAGATTACGGACGTTCCTCCTCGGTATTATCACGCCCTGATGGCCTGTGAGCCCCTTTGCCGCGCACACGTCGAAGAAGCCTTCTATCTTCTCGTTCACTCCGCCAATTGGCTGCACCTCGCCCCTCTGGTTCATCGAGCCCGTGACCGCAAAGCTCTGGTCAAGTGGCACGCCCGATACGGCGGACATTATGGCATAGTACTCGGTGCAGGTCGCGCTATCTCCTTCTATCTCATCGTAGAGCTGCTCGAAGCACACCGATGCCGAAAAGGCCAGCGGGAAATCCTTCGAGAACCTTTCGCCAAGGAAACTCCTTACGATATACTGGGCCTTACTGTGGATGCGCCCGCTCATCTTCACTTCGCGCTCGATGCTGACTATACCGGCGTCTCCCATGTAAGCGGTAGCAGTGACCCTCGAGGGCTTACCGAATGCATAGTCGCCCGGGTCGAGCACAGCAATGCCGTTTAACTGCCCAACAACCTTGCCGTCGGTAGATACCATAATGGTATCGTCGGTGATGTATTCCCTTAGCTTTTCCTCTATCTTCGAATTCCTGTATATGCGCTCGCGCTCGCTCTTGTCGACATCGGCGGCAGTGACAATTTTTCTTCCCTCTGCCCCTGCCCAGTAGCTTGCCTCCATTATTATGTTCTCTATGATGCCAAAACGGGTGGTGAGCTTGTTTTGGTTGCCTGCTATACGCGCCCCTCTCTCGATTACGCGGCCAACAGCGCTCTTATCGAATGGCAGGAGGTTTTTCTCCCTGCACCTCGATGCTATGAAGTGGCAGTAGCTAAGCAGGCTTCCCTCGTCAAGGTCCATCACGCTGTCGAAGTCGGACTTGACCTTGAAGAGCTTTCTGTACTCGGGGTCAAGATTATAGAGGAGATAATACAGGTAGGGCTCCCCTATAAGCACCACCTTGACGTTCACGGGTATGGGCTCAGGCTTCAATGCGGATGTGCTCATAAGCCGGTACTGCTCCCACACGTCCTCTATCCTTACCTCGCCGGTGTTTATCATCCTCTTTAACGTGTCGTAGACAAAGATGTTTTTAAGAACGTCCATGGCGTTCACAACAAGGTAGCCGCCGTTTGCCCTGTGCATGGAGCCTGCCTTGATAAGGGTAAAGTCCGTCACTGCCACACCGTACTGGACCTTGTGCTCCACGCGGCCAAAGAGGTTGTAATACGTGGGGTTGGTCTCGATTACCACAGGCGCGCCCTTAACATCCTTGTTATTGACGATTAGATTTACCTGGTAGCGCTCGAATGTCGGCTCGGGCTTGGAGATGCGTATGGGGATCGGGAGCTGCGGCTCCTCCTTTGGGCGAAAGTCCTCGATGCTTTTGAATACGTCGTCTCTAACGTCCTCGATATACGTAACCACCTCTTCGTAGCGCG is from Deltaproteobacteria bacterium and encodes:
- a CDS encoding cytochrome c biogenesis protein; its protein translation is MKALLYIAAALYAAAFFANLAAVLKKQSGADAVSFSRASLWALIAALVVHAAYIGWRGYYGERFPVASIGETLSVYSFSVAFLTLVVWRRYSERITALITLPVALFAIAMSILKMAPPRELPLILKTIWFELHVMTSFVAYALFTLAFAAALISLVRTLREHLGADSKDLGTVTIRSVLWGFFFFSVSMFSGAIWGFLAWGAYWLWEPKIIWSFVLWFAYAAVMHVYYVKNWKAKGVAVGALIGFVVMMFTWLGVGMLMKSSHSF
- a CDS encoding AAA family ATPase encodes the protein MPSDKLKAEDLAWSCDTSSFTFKTTEDLPDLRGFIGQSRAIRAIDFGLGVTNNGFNVYVLGDSGTGKTSTIKTILDEKAAKGRVPDDWCYVFNFDEPDRPNALRLAAGAGHVFASDMQKLLEGLKREIPKVFESKDYERHRDEILEGQQERTRAIFSRLEKLASEKGFMLKKSVSGVAVVPAKDGHPLKGDDFDALPRHEKNELEENSKRLQEKLNDAIRDAKAIENETRDKVEKLDREVVQYVVMPMINELLGKYARYEEVVTYIEDVRDDVFKSIEDFRPKEEPQLPIPIRISKPEPTFERYQVNLIVNNKDVKGAPVVIETNPTYYNLFGRVEHKVQYGVAVTDFTLIKAGSMHRANGGYLVVNAMDVLKNIFVYDTLKRMINTGEVRIEDVWEQYRLMSTSALKPEPIPVNVKVVLIGEPYLYYLLYNLDPEYRKLFKVKSDFDSVMDLDEGSLLSYCHFIASRCREKNLLPFDKSAVGRVIERGARIAGNQNKLTTRFGIIENIIMEASYWAGAEGRKIVTAADVDKSERERIYRNSKIEEKLREYITDDTIMVSTDGKVVGQLNGIAVLDPGDYAFGKPSRVTATAYMGDAGIVSIEREVKMSGRIHSKAQYIVRSFLGERFSKDFPLAFSASVCFEQLYDEIEGDSATCTEYYAIMSAVSGVPLDQSFAVTGSMNQRGEVQPIGGVNEKIEGFFDVCAAKGLTGHQGVIIPRRNVRNLMLKAEVRDAVKKGKFSIHPIDYVDEGLSILSGMKVGERGKDGKFPDGTLNGIAERKLRELAESLKNFGKPKDADKKKRKKVNNNSNGK
- a CDS encoding radical SAM protein produces the protein MVLKVSEIFLSIQGESTYAGAPCIFIRLAGCNLECNWCDTAYARVTDGAEELSLDEIVNRMAAFRASLVEVTGGEPLVQSNVCGLLERLADEGYTVLLETNGSVDLSGVDKRVIKIVDIKCPSSGHDGSFDMANLAFIGHDDEIKFVINDEADYEFAKRFVEECVHDRTTKILFAPVRPGLEPSLLAEWILRDGLGVRLQLQVHKYIWEGEGRRGA